In Actinomadura citrea, a single window of DNA contains:
- a CDS encoding YncE family protein: MTQSVRAGRESDLLAVVSQSSATVSFFDAANDTYIGGVDVLAEPHELCFDARRRLLWCASTYHSGYYHANSGRRSELTVIDPDTRRVVEVVDLAPEHGPHGLALDAERGLLYVSVEGSAERPGGVVVVDAGTRRPIGRIDTDAPGPHWFVISPDGAAGYASNKEAPFVSVVDLEKGTLTAKVEVPGSEGLAVSPDGTRVFVAAPYGSFAAGAEPPSPGIRVIDAAAAAVTDVLPVDDVVFPVHVTSTGKVLAGELRMATDPGSKLGRQSPGRLTVFSAVSGDRLGQAEVGRFPLTITSSPDGALGYVACVTSSTVDIIDLESMQRLSRLDIVKRGEPGAHGLAYIPRAR, from the coding sequence ATGACGCAGTCCGTCCGCGCAGGCAGGGAGAGCGACCTGCTGGCGGTGGTGAGCCAGAGCAGCGCCACCGTCTCCTTCTTCGACGCCGCCAACGACACCTACATCGGCGGTGTGGACGTCCTCGCCGAACCTCACGAGCTCTGCTTCGACGCCCGGCGGCGGCTCCTGTGGTGCGCCAGCACCTATCACTCGGGCTACTACCACGCGAACTCCGGCAGGCGCAGCGAGCTCACCGTCATCGACCCCGACACGCGCCGGGTCGTCGAGGTCGTCGACCTGGCGCCGGAGCACGGGCCGCACGGCCTCGCGCTGGACGCCGAGCGCGGCCTGCTGTACGTGAGCGTCGAAGGATCCGCCGAAAGGCCCGGCGGCGTGGTGGTCGTCGACGCCGGCACGCGACGTCCGATCGGGCGGATCGACACCGACGCGCCGGGGCCGCACTGGTTCGTCATCAGCCCGGACGGGGCCGCGGGCTACGCCAGCAACAAGGAGGCGCCGTTCGTATCGGTCGTCGACCTGGAGAAGGGGACGCTCACCGCCAAGGTCGAGGTCCCCGGCAGCGAAGGGCTGGCCGTGTCGCCGGACGGGACGCGGGTGTTCGTCGCCGCGCCCTACGGATCGTTCGCCGCGGGCGCCGAGCCGCCCTCCCCCGGGATCCGCGTCATCGACGCCGCGGCCGCCGCGGTGACCGATGTGCTGCCGGTCGACGACGTCGTGTTCCCCGTCCACGTCACGTCGACCGGCAAGGTGCTGGCCGGGGAGCTGCGGATGGCCACCGACCCCGGGAGCAAGCTGGGCCGCCAGTCCCCCGGTCGGCTGACGGTGTTCTCGGCCGTCTCCGGCGACCGGCTCGGGCAGGCGGAGGTCGGCCGGTTCCCGCTCACGATCACCTCCTCACCGGACGGCGCGCTCGGATACGTCGCCTGCGTCACCTCCTCAACGGTCGACATCATCGACCTGGAGTCGATGCAGCGGCTCAGCCGGCTCGACATCGTCAAGCGAGGCGAACCCGGCGCGCACGGCCTGGCCTACATCCCCCGGGCACGCTGA